A region from the Synergistaceae bacterium genome encodes:
- a CDS encoding HAD-IIA family hydrolase yields MSISESQTQVVWEKNRDPAGLLRKTRCFFLDLDGTLYLGDRWIDGALDFLDGIRQKGKKFVLLTNNSSRGSKAYFERLAEMGLSIRREELATSGDATIHYLLREMSGKGVFLMGNRSLREDFARWGVLLDEETPQVVVLAFDTEFDYAKLVKLCDFVRQGKPYVATHPDLNCPTKQGVVPDLGALLAYVEASTGRKPDLVVGKPNGEIMAYAMKLANTQKEESAMVGDRLYTDILAGVNNGLLSVCVLSGESNLKEVIRSCPQPHLVFDSVREMIPFI; encoded by the coding sequence ATGTCTATCAGTGAATCACAAACTCAGGTAGTGTGGGAAAAGAACCGAGACCCGGCAGGGTTGTTGAGGAAAACCCGTTGTTTTTTCCTGGATTTGGACGGAACTCTTTATCTAGGTGACCGCTGGATTGATGGAGCTTTGGATTTTCTGGATGGCATCCGGCAAAAGGGGAAAAAATTCGTCTTATTGACCAACAATTCCTCTAGAGGTAGCAAAGCCTACTTCGAGCGCCTGGCGGAGATGGGGCTCTCCATCCGACGGGAGGAATTGGCAACCTCCGGCGACGCGACCATCCATTATCTACTGAGGGAGATGTCGGGCAAAGGCGTCTTTTTGATGGGAAACCGAAGCCTGAGGGAGGATTTTGCCCGCTGGGGGGTGCTTCTGGATGAAGAGACACCCCAGGTGGTGGTGTTGGCTTTCGACACCGAGTTTGATTACGCGAAGCTGGTCAAACTGTGCGATTTTGTGCGGCAAGGTAAACCCTACGTGGCCACCCACCCTGACCTCAATTGCCCGACGAAACAAGGGGTCGTTCCTGACTTGGGGGCGCTTCTCGCTTACGTAGAGGCATCCACCGGCCGCAAACCTGATCTCGTCGTCGGCAAACCCAACGGAGAAATTATGGCATACGCCATGAAATTGGCAAACACCCAAAAGGAAGAGTCTGCTATGGTGGGAGATAGGCTCTACACTGACATTCTCGCCGGAGTAAATAACGGACTGTTAAGCGTTTGCGTGTTGAGCGGAGAAAGCAACCTGAAAGAAGTCATCCGAAGCTGCCCTCAGCCCCACCTCGTCTTCGATTCTGTCCGAGAGATGATTCCCTTTATCTGA
- a CDS encoding isochorismatase family protein: MSIRLNREETSLLMLDLQERLLPFIHRNEAVIQNAVRLMKAANILSLPVLYTEQYVKGIGSTVEEVRSALPEGARRFEKVCFSCCDEPGFFKVLQEVSLPTIVIFGTESHVCVFTTAEDLLDKGWKIVVAADASGSRDRENHLMAMETLRSHGALILPTETIVYRLLRKAATPEFKAVLPLFK, from the coding sequence ATGTCTATTCGTTTGAACAGAGAAGAAACTTCGCTTCTAATGCTAGATCTTCAAGAGCGGCTTTTGCCGTTCATTCACAGGAACGAGGCCGTGATACAGAACGCCGTCAGGTTGATGAAAGCCGCCAACATCCTTTCGTTACCCGTGTTGTACACGGAACAGTACGTCAAGGGCATTGGGTCGACGGTGGAGGAGGTTCGTTCCGCCCTGCCGGAGGGAGCCCGTCGTTTTGAAAAGGTGTGCTTTTCCTGTTGCGACGAGCCAGGTTTTTTCAAGGTTCTTCAGGAGGTTTCGCTGCCAACGATCGTGATTTTCGGAACGGAAAGCCATGTCTGCGTTTTCACCACGGCGGAGGACCTGTTGGACAAAGGTTGGAAAATCGTAGTGGCGGCTGACGCTAGCGGTAGCCGCGACCGTGAAAACCACCTCATGGCAATGGAAACCCTCCGTTCTCACGGAGCGCTCATCCTTCCCACAGAAACCATAGTCTACCGGCTGCTCCGCAAGGCCGCCACGCCAGAGTTCAAGGCGGTCCTGCCGTTGTTCAAGTAG
- the proB gene encoding glutamate 5-kinase — protein sequence MKREDLRASKRIVVKVGTSSITYPTGKVNLGKMELLARELSDLHSAGRELVLTSSGAVGAGVGKLNCPPPSSLPEKQALAAIGQGILMHMYEKFFSEYSKSVAQVLLTRDCFSDPERYLNSRNTLFSLLNFGVIPIINENDTVAVDELKFGDNDTLSAMVACNVEADLLIILSDIDGLYDSDPRRNPSARLIPEVSELTREMLVNSKSKGSSLSSGGMFTKLSAARMTMVGGIPLVVASSDEPNIIRRVADGENIGTLFLPSREGYASKRQWIAVGSAATGAVTVDDGAEEALLRRGKSLLPSGVTKIEGSFKIGDVIGVKNLAGVEIARGISNYGRDDAEKIKGRHSREIEETLGRRDYEELIHRNNMAILL from the coding sequence GTGAAACGCGAAGATCTCCGCGCCAGTAAAAGAATTGTCGTAAAGGTGGGAACCAGTTCCATTACCTATCCCACGGGCAAGGTCAACCTGGGAAAGATGGAACTGTTGGCCCGTGAACTCTCGGATTTGCACAGCGCCGGGCGTGAGTTAGTATTGACCAGTTCTGGAGCGGTGGGCGCGGGAGTGGGAAAACTCAATTGTCCACCTCCGTCGAGCCTACCTGAGAAACAGGCCTTAGCCGCCATCGGGCAGGGCATCCTTATGCACATGTACGAAAAATTTTTCTCAGAGTATTCTAAAAGTGTGGCTCAAGTGTTGCTGACCCGCGACTGCTTCTCGGACCCCGAACGCTACCTGAACTCGCGCAACACGCTTTTTTCTCTGCTGAACTTCGGGGTCATTCCCATTATCAACGAAAACGACACCGTAGCCGTGGACGAACTCAAGTTCGGGGACAATGACACGCTCTCCGCGATGGTAGCCTGCAACGTGGAGGCCGACTTGCTGATCATCCTTTCGGATATCGATGGGCTTTACGATTCAGATCCCCGCAGGAACCCGTCCGCGCGGCTAATCCCAGAGGTGAGCGAACTCACGCGGGAGATGTTGGTGAACTCGAAAAGCAAGGGCAGCTCCTTGTCCAGTGGGGGAATGTTTACCAAGCTCTCCGCGGCGCGTATGACGATGGTGGGCGGAATTCCCCTGGTGGTGGCTTCTAGTGACGAGCCCAATATTATACGGCGCGTAGCCGATGGGGAAAATATAGGAACCCTTTTCCTCCCTTCCCGGGAGGGCTACGCCTCGAAGCGGCAGTGGATAGCCGTGGGCAGCGCCGCGACAGGAGCGGTCACGGTGGACGACGGCGCGGAGGAGGCTTTGCTGCGCCGGGGCAAGAGTCTTTTGCCCTCCGGGGTGACGAAAATCGAAGGGTCTTTCAAGATCGGCGACGTGATCGGCGTGAAGAACCTGGCGGGCGTCGAAATCGCGCGGGGCATTAGCAACTACGGCCGCGACGATGCCGAGAAAATCAAAGGCCGGCACTCCAGGGAGATCGAAGAGACCTTGGGACGCCGGGATTACGAAGAACTGATACACCGCAACAACATGGCGATATTGTTGTAG
- a CDS encoding glutamate-5-semialdehyde dehydrogenase has translation MSSRDELEKMGLKAKDAARRLATMPTETKNAALRAMAEALRKNGEAILEQNKLDLEDGRAAGLTDALLDRLALDGFRVEAMARGLEEIASFRDPVGEVLGMWNGEKGIRIGRIRVPLGVIGIIYEARPNVTADAAGLCLKSGNAVILRGGKEALRSNTAIAGVLSTAAKENGAPQGSIQLLATPDRDLSVALMQLQHLDVLIPRGGSKLKESVAQNARVPYIMTGEGNCHTFVDASADIEKAIAIVINAKCQRPGVCNAMETLLIHKDIAPRFIPVALKALADRGVELRGDETVRKLFPSAKPAIEADWETEFEDLILAVKVVESLDEAMEHIYRYGTRHSEAIITENYTNAQKFLSEVDAASVYVNASTRFTDGGVFGFGAEMGISTQKLHARGPMGVEQLTSTKFIIYGNGQIRG, from the coding sequence ATGTCCAGCAGGGACGAATTGGAGAAGATGGGTCTGAAAGCGAAAGACGCGGCGCGGCGGTTGGCAACGATGCCGACGGAGACGAAAAACGCCGCGCTTCGGGCGATGGCCGAGGCTCTGAGAAAGAACGGAGAAGCGATTCTAGAGCAAAACAAACTGGACCTAGAGGATGGGCGGGCCGCGGGGCTGACCGACGCTCTGTTAGACCGCCTGGCGCTCGATGGCTTTCGAGTGGAAGCGATGGCGAGAGGACTGGAGGAGATCGCGTCCTTCCGCGACCCTGTGGGCGAGGTTCTGGGAATGTGGAACGGCGAGAAAGGTATTCGTATCGGGCGGATTCGCGTACCGCTGGGGGTGATCGGAATCATCTACGAGGCACGCCCCAACGTCACGGCGGACGCGGCGGGGCTTTGCCTGAAGTCAGGCAATGCGGTGATTTTGCGGGGTGGAAAAGAGGCTCTACGCTCTAACACGGCCATCGCGGGAGTTCTCTCCACAGCTGCGAAGGAAAACGGTGCTCCCCAAGGAAGCATTCAACTTCTGGCTACGCCTGATCGAGATTTATCCGTGGCCTTGATGCAGTTGCAGCACCTCGACGTTCTGATTCCCAGGGGTGGCTCGAAGCTCAAGGAATCGGTGGCGCAAAACGCCCGGGTTCCCTACATCATGACGGGGGAGGGGAACTGCCACACCTTTGTAGACGCCTCGGCGGACATCGAGAAGGCCATAGCGATTGTTATCAACGCAAAATGCCAGAGACCTGGCGTTTGTAACGCCATGGAGACCTTGTTGATTCACAAAGACATCGCGCCCCGCTTCATCCCCGTGGCCTTGAAAGCCTTGGCGGACCGAGGCGTGGAACTGAGGGGCGACGAGACGGTTCGCAAGCTCTTCCCCTCCGCCAAACCTGCGATAGAGGCAGATTGGGAGACGGAGTTCGAGGACCTCATCCTAGCCGTAAAAGTCGTGGAAAGTTTGGATGAGGCTATGGAGCACATTTATCGTTACGGTACACGGCATAGCGAGGCGATCATCACGGAGAACTACACTAACGCCCAAAAATTTCTCTCTGAGGTGGATGCGGCAAGCGTTTACGTCAACGCATCTACTCGGTTCACGGACGGCGGAGTCTTCGGCTTCGGAGCGGAAATGGGCATCAGCACTCAAAAACTTCACGCCCGTGGTCCCATGGGAGTGGAACAATTGACTTCCACGAAGTTCATCATCTACGGCAACGGTCAGATCCGGGGATAA
- a CDS encoding ankyrin repeat domain-containing protein, protein MPELERICSSGTVEELKQILENVSADIVLENGNHPLHVVAEYASDSAMVDLLVNRGASIHEEGLERLTPLMLAAAYNPHSQITEALIRAGAPVNSADRQGRTPLYLASASNESSEVVGALLRWGAQPNVRDRSGRTPLWVAATRAKADMVELLLDMNAKVDEPNNEGVTPLLIASEKPDSAVLRFLVEAGADARVRGKNRYTPLMSAVAAGADLESVRALIAGKSDVNAEDDQNRSAILLLASRKDGDPNVVSVLVEAGANPNAMDSSMTTPLMEACKQKNTPLVKALLKLGAKVSLRDRNSWTALIHAASKGAPEEIYALLKVYGADIDECTNEGASALMVALESKVGEEGFTALLKQGANPNYKSYDTVSVLMGAVAIDDVEAVKVLLANGADPNQSTWDGLTPLMLATQRLKESKMFEIFASAGADLNCQNVQGTTALMIAATAGNVPAVENLVALSADLEVRDLDGLTALAHTVQVREESQENLDVLDRLIAAGSDVNTRDQRLSTPLMYAALRGKRETTQKLLEAGSQIDATDSVGWTSLHFAARSELGLEVLRLLIETQSKVDIPDSGGTTPLMVAASYNNTEATRLLLDAGANAKRADNTGRNAYEYAGLKNASDTRRLIEEAQEETR, encoded by the coding sequence ATGCCGGAGCTGGAACGTATCTGTTCTTCCGGGACGGTAGAGGAACTGAAGCAGATTTTGGAAAACGTCTCGGCGGATATCGTTCTCGAAAACGGCAACCACCCGTTGCACGTTGTCGCCGAGTACGCCTCCGACTCCGCCATGGTGGATCTTTTGGTGAATCGGGGGGCCTCGATCCACGAGGAAGGACTCGAAAGGTTAACACCTCTGATGCTGGCCGCGGCCTATAATCCTCACTCACAGATAACGGAAGCCCTCATCAGGGCAGGCGCTCCCGTGAACTCCGCCGACAGGCAGGGGCGCACACCCCTTTATCTGGCCTCGGCGTCCAATGAATCTTCCGAGGTGGTGGGGGCTCTTCTCAGATGGGGTGCGCAACCCAACGTTAGAGACCGAAGCGGGAGAACGCCCTTGTGGGTGGCGGCTACCCGCGCCAAGGCGGACATGGTAGAGCTTCTCCTGGACATGAACGCGAAGGTGGATGAACCCAACAACGAGGGTGTCACCCCGCTCCTAATTGCCTCCGAAAAGCCCGACTCGGCTGTTTTGCGCTTTCTCGTGGAGGCGGGCGCTGACGCCAGAGTGAGGGGAAAGAACCGGTACACCCCCTTGATGAGCGCCGTGGCGGCTGGAGCCGACCTAGAATCGGTCCGCGCCCTAATCGCTGGCAAATCTGATGTCAATGCCGAGGACGACCAAAATCGGAGCGCAATTCTACTTCTCGCTTCGCGCAAAGATGGCGATCCTAATGTCGTATCCGTCCTGGTGGAAGCGGGGGCCAACCCGAACGCCATGGATTCCTCCATGACGACGCCCTTGATGGAAGCCTGTAAACAAAAAAATACACCGTTGGTCAAAGCCCTCCTGAAGCTAGGAGCAAAGGTCAGCCTTCGCGACCGTAATTCCTGGACAGCTCTGATTCACGCGGCCTCCAAGGGAGCTCCGGAGGAGATTTACGCGCTCTTGAAGGTTTACGGCGCCGACATCGACGAATGTACCAACGAGGGTGCCTCCGCTTTAATGGTCGCTCTGGAGTCCAAAGTAGGGGAAGAGGGATTCACGGCCCTGTTGAAGCAAGGAGCAAATCCCAACTATAAATCCTACGATACCGTTTCCGTTCTGATGGGGGCCGTCGCTATCGACGACGTGGAGGCGGTGAAAGTCCTGCTGGCCAACGGCGCGGACCCAAACCAGTCCACCTGGGATGGACTGACCCCTCTGATGCTGGCGACCCAGAGACTGAAGGAATCGAAGATGTTTGAGATCTTCGCCTCGGCCGGAGCAGATCTGAATTGTCAAAACGTTCAGGGTACAACAGCCCTCATGATAGCGGCCACGGCAGGGAATGTTCCAGCTGTCGAAAACTTGGTGGCCTTGAGCGCTGATTTGGAGGTTCGGGACTTAGATGGCTTGACGGCGCTTGCCCACACCGTTCAGGTTCGTGAAGAAAGCCAGGAGAACCTCGACGTTTTGGATCGCCTAATTGCCGCTGGAAGTGATGTCAATACCCGAGATCAGAGGCTCTCAACGCCCCTGATGTACGCCGCCCTGAGAGGGAAGCGCGAGACGACCCAAAAATTGCTGGAAGCGGGATCCCAAATAGACGCCACAGACTCCGTGGGATGGACGTCCTTGCATTTCGCGGCACGCAGCGAGTTGGGCCTAGAGGTTCTTCGCCTTTTGATCGAGACCCAAAGCAAAGTGGACATTCCCGACAGCGGCGGCACCACACCCTTAATGGTGGCGGCGTCCTACAACAACACGGAGGCCACGCGACTGCTTCTGGACGCGGGGGCCAACGCCAAACGCGCTGACAACACGGGACGCAACGCTTATGAGTACGCCGGCCTGAAAAACGCCTCCGACACCAGACGACTCATCGAGGAAGCCCAGGAGGAAACCAGGTAG
- a CDS encoding hemerythrin family protein codes for MLWNKSLEIGIPAIDLQHKELFKQIDILSDVTQKDRVPQTLKFLEEYVRKHFNDEQAWHSRSNYPKAELHKKMHVGFVAAFEKMKHEYDSDPSNVAVLHKINKAVFDWLKTHIMVHDKDFATYYKTRQTQ; via the coding sequence ATGCTTTGGAACAAATCTTTGGAAATTGGGATCCCAGCTATTGATCTTCAGCACAAAGAACTTTTCAAGCAAATCGATATCTTGTCCGACGTTACCCAAAAAGATCGTGTTCCCCAAACGTTGAAATTTCTGGAAGAATATGTGAGAAAACATTTCAACGACGAGCAGGCGTGGCATTCCAGGTCGAATTACCCCAAAGCTGAACTACATAAAAAGATGCACGTCGGTTTCGTAGCGGCTTTTGAAAAGATGAAACACGAGTACGACTCCGACCCTAGCAACGTGGCCGTGTTACATAAAATCAACAAAGCCGTTTTCGATTGGCTCAAAACCCACATCATGGTGCACGACAAGGATTTTGCTACTTATTACAAGACACGGCAGACGCAGTAA
- the typA gene encoding translational GTPase TypA has translation MQADRIRNLAIVAHIDHGKTTLIDSIFKAAQTFKEHAKTVERVMDSGALERERGITIRSKPCTVEWGGYLINIIDTPGHADFSGEVERILSTVDSVILIVDANEGPMPQTRYVLKHALSIGMKPILFVNKVDREGADPQGALNNTFDLFFELGATDEQADFPVLYGSGLNGWAIKDLSSPDRDSMNDLFQAIIDYVPAPNVRSEEPFLMQVSTLAWNEYVGRIGCGKILQGSIHKGEPFLRTSTKWLTAEHSGTNWEITGTENARVAQLWVTRGLDRVEVEEVTAGDIVWLTGSNEIDIGDTFSALELEGKPLPPLAIEEPTVSMFFLVNSGPFAGREGQAITLRQLKARLDREMHANVSLRMEDLGRPDGVKVSGRGELQLGILIEEMRREGMEFCVSKPEVITETQDGQLMEPYEQLIVDVPEEHQGVVFEKLAKRKGKVKNIENQARGLLRIEFEIPTRGLIGYRGEFLTDTRGLGIMSNCFAGYGPWAGDLTSRSRGALVSLDTGEATAYQLENLQDRGTLFIAPLEPLYNGMIVGENSRPGDMPCNPTKKKQQTNHRSATKELTTKLDVPRRMSLEKAMEWIENDELVEVTPQSVRLRKSILDEQERRKAARRN, from the coding sequence ATGCAGGCAGACAGGATTCGTAATTTGGCTATCGTGGCCCACATTGATCACGGCAAGACAACCCTCATCGACTCTATTTTCAAAGCGGCCCAGACATTCAAAGAGCACGCGAAAACGGTGGAGCGCGTCATGGACAGCGGCGCGTTGGAGCGGGAACGGGGCATCACCATCCGCTCGAAACCCTGTACCGTAGAGTGGGGAGGCTATCTGATCAACATCATTGACACGCCGGGACACGCGGATTTCTCCGGGGAGGTGGAACGTATTCTCTCCACCGTCGATTCGGTCATCTTGATTGTGGACGCCAATGAAGGTCCTATGCCCCAGACCCGTTACGTTCTGAAGCACGCTCTCTCCATCGGCATGAAACCCATCCTGTTCGTCAACAAGGTGGACCGGGAGGGAGCAGACCCCCAAGGTGCCCTCAACAACACCTTTGATCTGTTCTTCGAGCTGGGCGCCACAGATGAGCAAGCGGATTTTCCCGTGCTCTACGGATCGGGCCTGAATGGATGGGCGATAAAGGACCTCTCCAGCCCCGACCGCGACAGCATGAACGATCTTTTTCAGGCCATCATTGACTACGTCCCGGCCCCCAACGTAAGATCGGAGGAACCTTTTCTCATGCAGGTCAGCACCTTAGCCTGGAACGAATACGTGGGGCGCATCGGTTGCGGCAAGATTCTTCAAGGCAGCATCCACAAGGGAGAACCCTTCTTACGGACCTCCACCAAGTGGCTGACGGCGGAACACAGCGGCACTAACTGGGAGATCACGGGAACGGAAAACGCTAGAGTCGCTCAACTGTGGGTGACGCGGGGGCTGGACCGGGTGGAGGTGGAGGAGGTTACAGCCGGAGACATCGTGTGGCTGACGGGTTCGAACGAGATTGACATCGGCGATACCTTCTCCGCCTTGGAACTGGAGGGCAAGCCCCTTCCCCCTTTGGCCATCGAGGAACCCACCGTGTCTATGTTTTTTCTGGTAAACTCCGGTCCTTTCGCCGGACGGGAGGGACAAGCGATCACCCTGCGCCAGCTCAAAGCTCGCCTTGATCGGGAGATGCACGCCAACGTGTCGCTGCGCATGGAGGACCTGGGGCGCCCCGACGGTGTCAAGGTATCGGGACGGGGCGAGCTGCAACTGGGTATTTTAATCGAGGAAATGCGGCGCGAGGGGATGGAGTTCTGCGTCTCCAAGCCCGAGGTTATCACTGAGACCCAGGACGGGCAGCTCATGGAACCCTACGAACAACTGATCGTGGACGTCCCCGAAGAGCACCAGGGCGTGGTTTTCGAGAAACTAGCTAAGCGGAAGGGAAAAGTGAAGAACATCGAGAATCAAGCCCGGGGCCTCCTGCGCATCGAGTTCGAGATCCCCACCCGAGGGCTGATTGGTTACCGAGGAGAATTTCTGACCGACACCCGAGGTTTGGGTATCATGTCCAACTGTTTCGCCGGCTATGGACCTTGGGCGGGAGACTTGACGAGTCGGAGCCGTGGAGCGCTGGTTAGCCTGGACACAGGAGAGGCTACGGCCTACCAACTGGAGAACTTGCAGGATCGCGGAACGCTGTTTATCGCTCCTCTGGAGCCGCTCTATAACGGCATGATCGTGGGCGAGAACAGCCGTCCTGGGGACATGCCCTGTAACCCCACGAAAAAAAAGCAGCAAACGAACCATCGTTCCGCCACCAAAGAACTCACGACCAAACTGGACGTTCCGCGGCGCATGTCCTTGGAAAAGGCTATGGAGTGGATCGAAAACGACGAGCTGGTGGAGGTGACGCCCCAGTCCGTGCGGTTGCGTAAGAGTATTCTAGATGAGCAAGAACGCCGTAAAGCGGCGAGACGAAACTGA
- the hisS gene encoding histidine--tRNA ligase: protein METVAMQNKAPRGVRDILPDESWKWAYVLDVVTRTMSDFGYSEAHLPIFEHTELFSRGVGDTTDIVEKEMYTFLDRGGRSVTLRPEATAGMVRAALEHNLCGQNLSSKLWCWGPMFRYERPQKGRYRQFYQIDAECLGLVGPVADVEIISLSAEIFRRLGLKNLEVVINSVGCPKCRPTYRQVLIDYFVSKKGELCETCLGRLERNPLRVLDCKVPDCGRVADAAPAVYEHLCDECAAHFQEVKAGLARLGFSYKLDKRLVRGLDYYTKTAYEILSGDLGAQNAVCGGGRYDNLSESIGGPHLPGVGFAAGIDRIVLVMEQQGGTFGERPRPVVYVAAQDDSARGLAQTLTYKLRMEGFAAEQDAGDASQGARSFKAQMKSAGKVGVAWTCIIGISELEKNAVTVKNMESGEQVLVLLEEVVSHIRRESGKR, encoded by the coding sequence ATGGAGACGGTGGCAATGCAGAACAAAGCGCCGAGGGGCGTGCGGGATATTTTGCCCGACGAGTCGTGGAAATGGGCCTACGTGTTGGACGTGGTGACGCGGACGATGAGCGACTTCGGCTACTCCGAGGCGCATCTGCCTATTTTCGAGCATACAGAACTTTTTTCACGAGGAGTAGGGGACACCACGGATATCGTGGAGAAGGAGATGTACACATTTCTCGACCGGGGAGGCAGGAGTGTCACTCTCCGCCCCGAGGCCACGGCAGGCATGGTCCGCGCGGCCTTGGAACATAACCTTTGCGGGCAGAATCTCTCCAGCAAACTTTGGTGCTGGGGTCCTATGTTCCGCTACGAGCGCCCTCAAAAAGGCCGCTACCGTCAGTTCTACCAGATCGACGCGGAGTGTCTGGGACTAGTCGGCCCCGTCGCCGACGTAGAAATTATTTCGCTTTCCGCCGAGATCTTCCGCCGCCTGGGTCTCAAAAATTTGGAGGTGGTGATAAACTCCGTGGGGTGTCCCAAGTGTCGCCCTACCTACCGCCAGGTGCTGATCGACTACTTTGTGTCGAAAAAGGGCGAACTTTGCGAGACCTGCCTGGGGCGCTTGGAGCGCAACCCCTTACGGGTACTTGACTGTAAGGTGCCGGATTGCGGGCGCGTCGCCGATGCGGCCCCCGCTGTCTATGAACATCTGTGTGACGAGTGCGCCGCCCACTTCCAGGAGGTCAAGGCCGGTTTGGCACGGTTGGGATTCTCCTACAAACTAGACAAAAGGTTGGTGCGAGGACTGGATTACTACACCAAAACCGCCTACGAGATTCTGTCGGGAGATCTGGGCGCACAGAACGCTGTTTGCGGTGGAGGGCGTTACGACAATCTCTCGGAGTCCATTGGTGGACCTCACCTGCCCGGCGTGGGTTTTGCCGCTGGGATCGACCGCATTGTATTGGTCATGGAGCAGCAAGGTGGAACTTTCGGCGAGCGCCCGCGCCCCGTGGTTTACGTGGCCGCACAAGATGACTCCGCCCGAGGATTAGCGCAGACCCTAACCTACAAGCTCCGCATGGAGGGTTTCGCCGCCGAACAGGACGCGGGAGACGCGTCTCAGGGAGCGCGCAGTTTCAAGGCTCAGATGAAAAGCGCGGGCAAGGTAGGTGTCGCTTGGACTTGCATCATCGGAATCTCCGAGCTGGAGAAGAACGCCGTAACGGTGAAAAACATGGAAAGCGGGGAACAGGTCCTTGTTCTTTTAGAGGAGGTCGTTTCCCACATTCGCCGAGAGAGCGGCAAGAGATAA
- a CDS encoding helix-turn-helix transcriptional regulator, translated as MKYMEYECPLALALEIIGGKWKALVLYHLRKGKLRTSEIKRRLPNITQKMLTQQLRELERDGLVSRQVFDAVPPKVEYSLTELGETVKPVLIDLCSWGYVYAAHESPDGEIIFKSA; from the coding sequence ATGAAATACATGGAGTATGAATGCCCGTTGGCCTTGGCGCTGGAGATCATTGGCGGCAAATGGAAGGCTCTCGTGCTGTATCATTTGAGAAAGGGAAAGCTGCGGACCAGCGAAATAAAGCGCCGCCTTCCCAATATCACGCAAAAAATGCTCACCCAGCAACTGAGGGAGTTAGAGCGCGACGGGTTAGTAAGCCGTCAGGTCTTCGACGCGGTTCCTCCAAAGGTCGAATATTCCTTGACGGAACTCGGCGAGACCGTAAAACCTGTTTTGATTGATCTGTGCTCCTGGGGATATGTCTACGCCGCGCACGAGTCACCCGACGGCGAGATTATCTTCAAATCGGCTTAA
- a CDS encoding acyl-CoA dehydrogenase family protein: protein MHFFEFTEEQKMLRKAIREFVEAEIAPKAAEWDEQDVCPVDLMKKMGELGINGIFVPEQYGGAGQGFVARAICLEEISRHSAGLGIAMMTHHMAPYPILLFGTEEQKKKYLPDLCTGKKIGGLAVTEPGGGSDFSGQKTTGEKKDGGWLLNGRKCFITNSHIADVTVLTAKTSVDDKGRNKLSAFIVEKGTKGFEPGRKEHKLGLRGSVTGDVVLTDVQVLDDALLGKEGGGAKIGMEAIGEVGRAGMSAICVGILRGCVEEAVKFANERIVYGKPIAKLQAVQFEVAKIRADYEAARLLTYYAAGLKDAGIPCANEVATAKYVSTETAAASSKRLMDLMGGYGVINEYPVGRFLRDALASIPSGGTSHIMQVIMAANTLNGFQP from the coding sequence ATGCACTTTTTCGAGTTTACCGAAGAGCAAAAGATGTTGCGTAAAGCGATCAGAGAGTTCGTAGAGGCCGAGATAGCACCAAAGGCGGCGGAGTGGGACGAGCAGGATGTGTGTCCTGTGGACCTCATGAAAAAAATGGGTGAGCTGGGCATCAATGGAATTTTTGTTCCCGAGCAGTACGGCGGCGCTGGACAGGGTTTTGTGGCACGCGCGATATGCCTCGAGGAGATTTCCCGGCACTCGGCGGGGTTGGGTATTGCCATGATGACCCATCATATGGCTCCCTATCCCATCCTCCTTTTCGGAACGGAGGAACAGAAGAAAAAATACCTCCCTGACCTTTGTACGGGAAAGAAGATTGGCGGACTTGCGGTCACCGAGCCGGGAGGCGGCTCGGACTTCAGCGGACAGAAGACCACAGGCGAGAAAAAGGACGGGGGCTGGTTGCTCAACGGAAGAAAGTGCTTCATCACCAACTCGCACATCGCCGACGTGACGGTTCTTACGGCCAAGACCAGCGTGGACGATAAGGGACGCAACAAACTCTCTGCTTTCATCGTCGAAAAGGGCACGAAGGGCTTCGAACCCGGCCGTAAAGAGCACAAGCTGGGACTCCGCGGCTCGGTGACGGGGGATGTAGTCCTGACGGACGTGCAGGTCCTGGACGATGCGCTGCTCGGCAAAGAGGGCGGCGGAGCGAAGATCGGGATGGAGGCCATTGGCGAGGTCGGTCGCGCGGGAATGAGCGCCATCTGCGTCGGCATCCTGAGGGGCTGCGTAGAGGAAGCGGTGAAGTTCGCGAACGAGCGCATCGTTTACGGAAAACCCATCGCCAAACTCCAGGCCGTTCAGTTCGAGGTGGCGAAGATCAGGGCGGATTACGAAGCCGCTCGGCTTTTGACGTACTACGCGGCTGGCTTGAAAGACGCCGGCATTCCCTGCGCCAACGAGGTCGCCACGGCGAAGTACGTCTCGACGGAGACGGCGGCAGCGTCCTCGAAACGGTTGATGGACCTGATGGGCGGTTACGGCGTCATCAACGAGTACCCCGTGGGGCGTTTCCTGCGCGACGCTCTGGCGTCCATCCCCTCGGGCGGCACCTCCCACATCATGCAGGTCATTATGGCGGCCAATACCCTAAACGGATTCCAGCCCTAA